In Arachis stenosperma cultivar V10309 unplaced genomic scaffold, arast.V10309.gnm1.PFL2 arast.V10309.gnm1.Scaffold_100025, whole genome shotgun sequence, a genomic segment contains:
- the LOC130959865 gene encoding arginine decarboxylase-like, with translation MPALACCVDAAPLPCPAFAFTGGLSFPAPITFPAAAPPFTTGEINSHWSPSMSAELYNINGWGGAPYFTVNSSGNVAVCPHGSATLGHQEIDLLKIVKKATDSISCGGLGLQLPLMVRFPDILKHRLESLQSAFDYAIQSGGYGSLYQGVYPVKCNQDQFIVEDIVKFGSLFRFGLEAGSKPELLLAMSCLCKGSAEGLLVCNGFKDAEYISLALVARKLALNTVIVLEQEEELDMIIDLSKKLCIRPVIGFRAKLRTKHSGTLGHFGREGKFGLTTAQIVRVVKKLQILGMLDCLQLLHFHIGSMIPSTSLLADGVSEAAQIYCELVRMGANMRVIDIGGGLGIDYNGSKSSDSDVSVGYGLEKSSMKTSRNFSTISEKIESMHR, from the exons ATGCCGGCCTTGGCGTGTTGTGTTGATGCGGCACCTCTACCATGTCCCGCCTTTGCATTCACCGGGGGCCTCTCTTTTCCAGCACCGATCACCTTTCCAGCTGCCGCACCTCCCTTCACAACCGGCGAGATCAATTCCCATTGGTCTCCATCCATGTCGGCGGAGCTCTATAACATCAACGGGTGGGGGGGTGCTCCGTATTTTACGGTGAACTCCTCCGGGAACGTGGCGGTGTGCCCCCACGGCTCCGCAACGCTGGGTCACCAGGAGATTGATCTGCTCAAGATCGTGAAGAAAGCCACCGACTCCATCTCATGTGGCGGTCTCGGCCTACAGCTGCCTCTCATGGTTCGCTTCCCTGATATCCTCAAGCACCGCCTCGAATCCCTTCAATCGGCCTTCGACTACGCGATCCAGTCTGGCGGATACGGCTCTCTCTATCAGGGGGTCTACCCGGTGAAGTGCAATCAGGACCAGTTCATCGTGGAGGACATCGTGAAATTCGGTTCATTGTTCCGGTTCGGTTTGGAGGCTGGGTCGAAGCCAGAGCTGTTGTTGGCTATGAGCTGTTTGTGCAAAGGCAGCGCAGAAGGTCTTCTTGTTTGCAACGGATTCAAAGACGCAGAGTACATTTCCCTTGCGTTGGTTGCAAGGAAGCTTGCCTTGAACACCGTGATTGTTCTGGAGCAAGAGGAAGAGCTTGACATGATCATCGATCTCAGCAAAAAGCTATGCATCAGACCAGTGATTGGCTTCCGGGCCAAGCTGAGGACCAAGCATTCGGGCACTTTGGGTCACTTCGGGAGAGAAGGCAAGTTTGGGTTAACCACCGCTCAGATTGTGAGGGTTGTGAAGAAGCTTCAAATCTTGGGCATGCTTGATTGCCTGCAGTTGTTGCACTTTCACATTGGCTCTATGATCCCATCCACTTCACTCCTTGCCGATGGAGTTTCGGAGGCTGCACAGATATACTGTGAGCTGGTTCGTATGGGAGCTAACATGAGAGTCATAGACATCGGAGGAGGCCTTGGCATTGATTATAATGGCTCCAAATCCAGCGACTCAGACGTGTCTGTTGGGTACGGCcttgaaaagtcatccatgaagacttccagaaatttttccaccatatcagaaaaaattgagagcatgcacc gGTAA